From Microbacterium sp. LWH7-1.2:
CGCGTTCAACGCCGGCGACACCGTGAAGGTGCACGTCAACATCACCGAGGGCAACCGCTCGCGTATCCAGGTCTTCCAGGGCGTCGTCATCGGCCGCTCGGGCGACGGCGTGCGCGAGACCTTCACGGTCCGCAAGATCAGCTTCCAGGTCGGCGTCGAGCGCACCTTCCCGGTGCACTCCCCGGTCATCGACCACATCGAGGTCGTGACCCGCGGTGACGTGCGTCGCGCGAAGCTGTACTACCTGCGCAACCTCCGTGGCAAGAAGGCCA
This genomic window contains:
- the rplS gene encoding 50S ribosomal protein L19; this translates as MQILDAVDAASLRSDIPAFNAGDTVKVHVNITEGNRSRIQVFQGVVIGRSGDGVRETFTVRKISFQVGVERTFPVHSPVIDHIEVVTRGDVRRAKLYYLRNLRGKKAKIKEKRESN